The Acinonyx jubatus isolate Ajub_Pintada_27869175 chromosome F2, VMU_Ajub_asm_v1.0, whole genome shotgun sequence DNA window AGGTGAGGGCACACGCCTGTTGGATATCCCAGGGAACAGGTTTCAGGCAAAAGGAGCAGCAAGgaaaatggtaaaaaagaaaaaaaatcattacgaAAATAATAATTCTCAAATGATGAAACTCGAAACAGGAAACCTCATTGTGGAAACAGAGTGGGGATGGGCTCATGTGCATGGAGTTGATGGGAATCCCTCTTGCAAAATCCCAGTTAAATCAGCCAACTCTCCCCCTTGCTTCCCCCACCTCGCCCCCGCCAACTGGTTTCTCTGGGCTGGAGCTGCTCTGGCGCATGGTACTGCTCACCCTTCACCTACACTCAGTCTGGGCTCAAGTGTAGGGAGGAGAGTTTCCATTACCAAGGAGGCCTGGAGGCTGTCCTGCTGACTTGAGATGGAAGAATAAGCCTGTTTATTCTTAGGGAgctgaatgtttttttaaaggaagaaaacttcAGCCAAAACAGGGTcgcaagatttttttcttgcatgtttcaaaacaggaaaaatgtcTCTGAGCTTAGAGCTCCTGAAATTGCCAGTAAGCACCCTACTGAAAGGTACAGTGGATTTCCATGTAAGGCTTATGAATGAGGCTTAGAGTTCCACTGGGCAGTTAGTGTTCTCTCATGGCATCATCCAATGAATCAGAGTCAAAAGCTCTCAGTGAGTTTATCCTTATAAATGGTTTTTCTATATAAAAGGTCCAGGaatgatgaaaacaaaagcttttcatttcaaGTGGTTTTTGGTGACACATGCAGAAGACATAGGGGTTCTGCTTAGGAGGTAGTGGAAGAATATACGTAGAATGTTGTTAAAGGTGATTAAAAAGTAGTAATTTGCCTTTGTGAATATCTGTATGTTTACATAATTGATTGCATATTTAGTAAGCTAATTTTCTAGTGTAATTTTCTACGTGACGCTTACGGAAAAGCATTGCCTAATTTCCTGACTCCAGTGTCACTGTTCTTGCTTCTCTAGAAGATACATACGAACGAACCCTGATTGTTGACGGGGAAAGTGCAACGATTATACTCCTGGACATGTGGGAAAACAAGGTATGCAGAGCTCACAGCTCTCTGTAAATTCTGTCAAGGCTTGCCTTCCAACAGGCTGTCTGATGCAAGGGTGACCTTGTCCTTTTAGTGTTCTAGGTGAGGTGGGCTCATTTTCTTGattaaaagctttctttttctgaagtaaGAGGCTGTTCTAAGGAACAGGTCATTCGCAAATGAGCTCTGAATATTAAGCAAGTGACAGTGATTTGCCCTcagtgcaattaaaaaaaatacaaaaacatatatCCGCTTTAGGGCAAGTGCCAAATACGGATGATAATTTAAAGCTATATATAAAACCAGATTATGTGGAGTTGACAATCTTAATACTAGTCTTCAACATGTGCTTTTTAAGGATTTTGGGCTCCTGAGCATATTTGCTAGACCTTCTGTTTACTGAGAGGTCTCCTGTTCTCACAGAAGGACTCTAAATTTCATCACTTGGGAAAGGCAAAAGGGAATTTTTGGAAGTCAGAAAAGGCTCATTTTTGGTAGATTGGATAAAAATTGGAAATGTGGTTTGGCAGAGTCATTGTATAATTTATCAACTCAAGCTGTAGGAGGAATTGGACAGTAAAAACTTTTTGGCAGAAATACCTGATGGGCTAGCTTATAGCCACCAGACATGGTACAGGCATGGGAGGCATGCATGTGGGGAGCTGGAATacgtttcctttcttcctcatatCAGCAAGGGTACATAGGATACATGTACTGTTTCCCCCGATGCTTCATTTACCAGACCAGCCTGAGCTCAGGGAGGTTCTCCTTTTACCAGGGAGAGAATGAATGGCTCCAAGATCACTGCATGCAGGTCGGGGATGCCTACTTGATTGTCTACTCCATCACGGACCGAGCCAGCTTTGAGAAGGCATCTGAGCTGCGAATCCAGCTCCGCCGGGCTCGGCAGACAGAGGACATTCCTATAATTTTGGTCGGCAACAAAAGTGACCTGGTGCGGTGCCGGGAAGTGTCTGTATCAGGTAAGGGGAGCAGTGCCAGTGTCATAGAAACCGTCTCTGGGTCACCTGGTTTTCTTCAGATAGgtgctcttttcttccttcatgaaGCCGGAACCAGGGACTCATTAAAATGCTCCCTGGAGTTTTGTGTCTAAGATTCCTGCATTCCCAGCAGATTGTCTCTGTGCTGGTTGTTGCTCCCTGATCCATCTGGTCGACTTGCAGGATTCCACTTTCCCCTTCCTGCAATTCCTTTAGGGAAAAGATCGTGCTCAGGGATTTACTGGCACTCCCCAGCCTTTATTCCTTGTCCTTTTCTATTCTCCTGGAAGCTCTCAAGAGTTCAGGGAAATAAAAGTAGTCTCTTTATGCAAGAAAGATGAAAACTCCAAGAGTTTCAGTAAGAATAAGGATTCTACTCTGGTTGCCTCTGGTTCCTGGAGACCCTAGAAACTCCTTCCTGTCCCCTGCCTTTTGCTTCCTAAATTTCAGTTAAGGCATCAGCCTGATGGTGTCACATACACTTTTTCATGCCTAGTTCAGAGATACTGCCTATTTGCTTTCGGGGCCTTTGAGATTTTTTTGGCCTACTATAGATTTGGTTCCTGGTAccatggtaaaaaataaaatactgcattGCTAGGCCCCATTCAGGAGGAAAGAAACCTGTTGAAGACTTAAGGCCTACAACTAGTTTGGGAATGTCTTACTCTTAGGAAAGGACTGTCtatagtaatctttttttttttttttttttttccctaaccaaAACTTGGATACATGGCCGTTGAACACAGTGGAACATTTGACATTGAGGCTGCTCCAGAAAGCCTGTTTGTATAGTTTGCTGTCACTGTATTGTACATGTGTGAAATCATCAAAAAGTTTTTCAAGGTACCTCATCAgagctttaaaattgttttctaagaGAGGAAAGTCAGATAGTAggatttttttccaattcaggAAACTCAGTTAGGAGAAAGAGTTAAGAATCTGAGCTTGAGGAAGAAGCAGGCTTGGCTTTACCCCTGCCACTTACAGGCTATGTGAACGCCTTCACGTTTTTAAAagaccacccccccacctcaGTTCCTTCATCCATCTGAAAGGGATAGtgtatttttcaagattgttttgaacattaaaaaaatgtttataaaaaagtatttaactcagttcctggcacatagtaagtacaaTAAATTAAGGCTGTggtttttattgttataattaatgTTACCGTATTTGACGAAATTGGACCTTTGCATAGTGAATTTATGATGGGCCAGATCTAAAGTCCGTCTCTCCTGCTTCCTGtgactctgcctctttctgtgctCTGGGAGTGGCCTCCTATATCCATCACATGTGTGACTGACCTAGAGTTACCTGGAGACAGCTTGAGGTCAAGAATCATCAGCTTGGCTGTGTGCTGTGTAGCTCCTCTGACTTTCTTCTCCgctccttttctttccagaaggGAGAGCGTGTGCTGTGGTGTTCGACTGCAAGTTCATTGAGACCTCCGCGGCTGTCCAGCACAATGTGAAGGAGCTGTTTGAGGGCATCGTGCGGCAGGTCCGCCTTCGGCGGGACAGCAAGGAGAAGAATGAGCGGCGGCTGGCCTaccagaaaaggagggaaagcaTCCCCAGGAAAGCCAGGCGCTTCTGGGGCAAGATCGTGGCCAAAAACAACAAGAATATGGCCTTCAAGCTCAAGTCCAAATCCTGCCATGACCTCTCTGTGCTCTAGGCACCCAGAGCCGCCCAGATGTCCCCCTGATGGATGTCATCGAACACCATTGGGACTGATAATCTATATTAGATTGGATCCTTAAGTATTATTACATATGGCTTCTCCCATTGTAGCTGGGAATTAATGTGTTAGCCTTAAGGGCAACATAATGCATGGGAAATGAAAGATCTTTGtaaaatcagtatttatttaCAGGAAAAAGCCTGACCTGGCTACTTGAACACCCAAGACTCATTAGAGGACATGTTTGGTGTTCACTTGTGTTCCTCTCTCCTTTGGATAGTAGAGAATTGAAGCCTACAAAAGAATGCTCAGAACGAgaatttttcatcattaaaatttCACCCAGTGTTCTGATACATGAATTTGAGGCCATTAGGTCATACACAAATGTAGGAAAGCCTTTAAGGGATTTATTCAAAGGAGGGAGAGCTTCTTTCTCTGTACCTTGTATTCATGGAGCTAGAATTATAGAACCGGGCTCATCATAATCATGACCATCATGGCTCCATCAAGCTGTGAAATGAAATGGTGCACCTTGCTGGAAGCTAAAGCTTAGTGAACGATTTTTGTTCAGCGCCCACAGTCGGGGATCCAGAAATTTGTAGAATTGGGAACTGATACAGATACTACTTATGGGATCAAAAAGTCATGTCTTTGCTTCtgtgtcttgtaattttttgtttaggggaaaattattttaatcattctaCTCAGTCAAACCACCTTTtatgtttcattgtttttaaagtcaTGGGGccatcatgaaaatattttaaagatttgaatTATTGATAACCTGGAGTGCAAAATGccaaattttgaaatatgatCAAAGGtctgaatttttataaaacacaaaacataaataCTTCCAGTACTTTGGGTTGACCATTGTATGCCACAGCTCTGCtctatttattgttattttgcaaaataataaccattttaaCATTTGATAAAGCATATTTATGAGCATATTTCTTAAtaggaaaaatgtccattttattaCCATTTTCTACCTTTTTCAGAATATGCAAGTTTTTACCTATGTGtcttataataaaagaaataaaatctttgggaaaaaaagacattcttcaaagttgtttttaatctttatttatttttgagagagagagagagcaagccggggaggaacagagagagagggagacacagaatctgaagcaggctccaggctctgagctgtcagcacagagcccaacacggggctcgaacttgcgaaccatgagatcatgacctgagctgaagttggacgcccaaccaactgagccacccaggcatccccaaaaaaggcattcttaaatgtttttcctccccaaataAGACAATTATGATTCTTTCCATATAGCATTCTTTCCATATAACAAGCAAGAAACatgcttgttattttatttcttcttttctttggtgATAGCCCAATTGTTATTTGTTTCAGAGTATCCTTGACACCTCTCCTTTGGAGTCATGATTCATAATGATGCAAAGTTAGTTTTGGCTAATACAGTTGCGAAGTATTTGGGTTCCTTTAGATGTTAAGTTCTAGTAAAAGCCAGATTGATCTTTTACTTTGGCAAATTCCTGACTGAACAGATGTGCCCTTGCTCCCTGAAGGCTCACGGTCCTAAGCTAGACTAAAGCATTAGAGGAAATTATAAAGGATTAtgggtccaaaaaaaaaaaggaaactgatgaTTTTCAGCCTGGATCCAGCTAGGCAAGGCTTTAACCAAATTCTTCTCTGTGTCATTAATATGGTTTGACCTTCCTACGAAGCATCTGTCCAGTGGTGGTGTATGACCCCTGGCTGGAATGGAACCACCTGGTGTCCCCCTTTCACATCTCTGGCCCCCTACATGCACCCTCTTTTACTCCCCCTCCCCGTGTTTCTGAGTTTGCAATCAGACACACACTAATAGCAACAATCATGGGACCTCAATATTGCCGAAAGCAACAGCCTTATAATTCAGTGCTGCTGGCCCGTTCTCCTTTTTCCAAATTGAGCACAAACGTTCCCGTCTTTGCCTCTTTGAAATGCTCAAGGAAGCAGTACAGGGAGGTGATAAGAGAGAAGATTCTGGTTTCCCAGGCCTTTTAATATCAATGCCATTTAACATCAGTGTGTCTTTGGAGTAAAGGCGAAACGTTTGCAACCAtcacttttcccatctgtaagatggggttGCTAACTAATACCTACCTTATAAGGTTTGAGATGAACATCTTTTAATCTGCCATACCACGAAGAGCTCGAGAGATGCCAGTCTTCATTGTCATACACCTTCCATTCTGCATAAATCAGTTTTATAGGTCTACCTTCCCCCAAACAGAATGGAAACTCCTTAAAATCAGGGACCactacttcttttccttttttagccCTATACTCCTCAGTACAGTGTTTTGTTTatattgggctttttttttaaatgtttatttttgagagagagtgcgcaagtgggcgagggtcagagagagagggagacacagaatccgaagcagctccaggctctgagctgtcagcacagagcccaacgcaggtctcaaactcacgaaccacgagatcgtgacctgagctgaagtcggccacttaaccgactgagccacccaggcgcccctatattggGCCTTTTATAatgttgtttcttcttctccttctcctacttcctcttcttttgatgtaggtttcatgcccagtgcacagcccaatgtgggacttgaactcacgaccgtgtgatcaagacctgagctgagatcaagagttggatgtttgagCCACCCCGACACCCCTCTAGTGTTTCTTCTTGAATAACTCTTCCCCGTGGCCCCATGAGGTTGAAAGGCCGTTTTACAGCAAACAAGTTCAGAGGGATAAGTGACCTGTCCCCGTTTGTTCAGATGTTCAATATCTGAACTAGGAGTGGAGGCCAGATGTGACTCAGAGTCATTTGCTTCTTTTGGTATCCCAAACTGTTTCCTATAGACACAGCTCTTTTCATCCCCAGGAACCACCGCACTCCCCACACATGACACCCCCCCTCGCCTCATGCCCCACCAC harbors:
- the GEM gene encoding GTP-binding protein GEM isoform X2, coding for MTLNNVTMRQGTVAMQPQQQRWSIPADGRHLMVQKEPHQYGQRSRHSAAPEDHCRRSWSSDSTDSVISSESGNTYYRVVLIGEQGVGKSTLANIFAGVHDSMDSDCEVLGEDTYERTLIVDGESATIILLDMWENKGENEWLQDHCMQVGDAYLIVYSITDRASFEKASELRIQLRRARQTEDIPIILVGNKSDLVRCREVSVSEGRACAVVFDCKFIETSAAVQHNVKELFEGIVRQVRLRRDSKEKNERRLAYQKRRESIPRKARRFWGKIVAKNNKNMAFKLKSKSCHDLSVL
- the GEM gene encoding GTP-binding protein GEM isoform X1, which produces MEEARGQWVMLTDPAMTLNNVTMRQGTVAMQPQQQRWSIPADGRHLMVQKEPHQYGQRSRHSAAPEDHCRRSWSSDSTDSVISSESGNTYYRVVLIGEQGVGKSTLANIFAGVHDSMDSDCEVLGEDTYERTLIVDGESATIILLDMWENKGENEWLQDHCMQVGDAYLIVYSITDRASFEKASELRIQLRRARQTEDIPIILVGNKSDLVRCREVSVSEGRACAVVFDCKFIETSAAVQHNVKELFEGIVRQVRLRRDSKEKNERRLAYQKRRESIPRKARRFWGKIVAKNNKNMAFKLKSKSCHDLSVL